A genomic window from Agreia sp. COWG includes:
- a CDS encoding aspartate-semialdehyde dehydrogenase, producing MRRLLEERDFPIASIRFFATARSAGTTLSFAGRDVVVEDVETADPTGLDIALFSAGATGSRAQAPRFAAAGVLVIDNSSAWRMDPDVPLVVSEVNPHAIAEATKGIIANPNCTTMAAMPVLKVLHAEAGLTRLIVSTYQAVSGSGLKGAEELAGQARAAVADPELLQLVHRGDAVTMPEPSTYVRPIAFDVIPLAGSIVDDGSNETDEEKKLRNESRKILELPELLVSGTCVRVPVFTGHSLSINAEFARPLSPERATELLATAPGVELSEVPTPLQAAGNDPSYVGRIRADEGAPEGRGLALFISNDNLRKGAALNAVQIAEYVAAERSAAVPV from the coding sequence ATGCGTCGCCTGCTCGAGGAGCGCGACTTTCCGATTGCCAGCATCCGGTTCTTCGCGACAGCCCGCTCGGCGGGCACGACCCTGTCGTTCGCGGGCCGCGATGTCGTCGTCGAAGACGTCGAGACCGCAGATCCCACGGGTCTCGATATCGCGCTGTTCTCTGCTGGAGCCACCGGATCGCGGGCCCAGGCTCCCCGCTTCGCCGCGGCCGGAGTGCTCGTCATCGACAACTCCAGCGCCTGGCGCATGGACCCCGATGTGCCGCTCGTGGTGAGCGAGGTCAACCCGCACGCGATCGCCGAAGCGACCAAGGGCATCATCGCCAACCCGAACTGCACCACCATGGCTGCCATGCCCGTGCTGAAGGTGCTGCACGCCGAAGCCGGGCTCACGCGTCTCATCGTGTCGACCTATCAGGCCGTCTCGGGGAGTGGTCTGAAGGGTGCGGAGGAGCTCGCCGGCCAGGCACGCGCCGCCGTCGCCGACCCCGAACTGTTGCAGCTCGTGCACCGGGGAGACGCCGTCACCATGCCTGAACCCTCGACCTACGTGCGACCCATCGCCTTCGACGTCATCCCGCTCGCCGGTTCGATCGTGGACGACGGCTCGAATGAGACCGACGAAGAGAAGAAGCTGCGCAACGAGAGCCGCAAGATCCTGGAGCTGCCCGAGCTGCTCGTCAGCGGCACCTGCGTGCGTGTCCCCGTCTTCACCGGGCATTCGCTGTCGATCAACGCGGAGTTCGCCAGGCCGCTCAGCCCCGAGCGCGCTACGGAGTTGCTCGCCACCGCCCCCGGCGTCGAGCTGAGCGAGGTACCCACGCCGCTGCAGGCCGCCGGAAACGACCCGAGCTACGTGGGGCGCATCCGGGCCGACGAAGGTGCCCCTGAGGGGCGTGGTCTCGCGCTGTTCATCAGCAATGACAACCTGCGCAAGGGTGCCGCTCTGAATGCGGTGCAGATCGCCGAGTATGTCGCGGCCGAGCGCTCCGCCGCTGTGCCGGTCTAG